A section of the Oncorhynchus gorbuscha isolate QuinsamMale2020 ecotype Even-year linkage group LG06, OgorEven_v1.0, whole genome shotgun sequence genome encodes:
- the LOC124038576 gene encoding cAMP-dependent protein kinase type I-alpha regulatory subunit, producing MASSSTSSEEERSLRECELYVQKHNIQQLLKDCIVQLCTSRPDRPMAFLREYFERLEKEEAKQILNQQKASSRSDSRDEEVSPPMNPVVKGRRRRGAISAEVYTEEDAASYVRKVIPKDYKTMAALAKAIEKNVLFSHLDDNERSDIFDAMFSVTYIAGETIIMQGDEGDNFYVIDQGETDVYVNNEWVTNIGEGGSFGELALIYGTPRAATVRAKSNVKLWGIDRDSYRRILMGSTLRKRKMYEEFLSKVSILESLDKWERLTVADSLEPVQFDDGQKIVVQGEPGDEFFIILEGSAAVLQRRSENEEFVEVGRLQPSDYFGEIALLMNRPRAATVVARGPLKCVKLDRPRFERVLGPCSDILKRNIQQYNSFVSLSV from the exons ATGGCGTCGAGCAGTACgagcagtgaggaggagaggagtctgaGGGAGTGTGAGCTCTACGTGCAGAAACACAACATCCAGCAGCTGCTGAAGGACTGCATCGTCCAGCTGTGTACCTCCAGGCCTGACAGACCCATGGCATTCCTCAGAGAGTACTTTGAGAGGCTGGAGAAG GAAGAGGCCAAGCAGATCCTAAACCAGCAGAAGGCCAGCAGCCGTTCTGACTCCAGGGATGAGGAGGTGTCTCCTCCCATGAACCCCGTTGTCAAGGGTCGCCGGAGGAGAGGAGCCATCAGTGCTGAGGTCTACACAGAGGAGGACGCTGCATCCTATGTCAGAAAG GTCATTCCTAAAGACTACAAAACAATGGCTGCCCTGGCTAAAGCTATCGAAAAGAATGTGCTATTCTCTCACTTGGATGACAACGAGAGGAG TGACATATTTGATGCCATGTTTTCAGTTACCTACATCGCTGGAGAGACTATCATTATGCAAG GTGATGAGGGAGATAATTTCTACGTCATCGACCAAGGAGAGACGGAT GTCTATGTCAACAATGAGTGGGTGACCAATATCGGGGAGGGGGGCAGCTTTGGAGAGTTGGCCTTGATCTACGGGACCCCCAGGGCTGCCACCGTCCGAGCCAAGAGTAACGTCAAACTGTGGGGCATCGACCGAGACAGCTACAGGAGGATACTCATG GGCAGCActttgaggaagaggaagatgtaTGAGGAGTTCCTCAGCAAAGTCTCCATCTTAG AGTCTCTGGACAAATGGGAGCGTCTGACGGTGGCTGACTCTCTGGAGCCGGTGCAGTTTGATGATGGACAGAAGATTGTGGTGCAGGGAGAGCCTGGCGACGAGTTCTTCATCATACTGGAG GGTTCTGCAGCTGTATTGCAGCGTCGCTCTGAGAATGAGGAGTTTGTGGAAGTTGGGAGGTTACAACCGTCTGACTACTTTG GTGAGATTGCCCTGCTGATGAACCGTCCCCGTGCTGCCACTGTGGTTGCCCGCGGTCCTCTGAAGTGTGTGAAGCTGGACCGACCGCGGTTCGAGCGTGTCCTGGGACCCTGCTCGGACATTCTCAAACGCAACATCCAACAGTACAACAGCTtcgtgtcactgtctgtctga